From the Pedobacter cryoconitis genome, one window contains:
- a CDS encoding efflux transporter outer membrane subunit, translating into MKKVFHSFLIPLVIVSGLWSSCKVTSPYSKPAISSAPAYRDGNLSDTTNMTGLKWSAVFTDTILNHLILQGLQANFDLKIAIERINEAKANLRMSKAAFLPEVNTNVSVKQSKLAYPQSFGIFDNSTQYDFGITTAWEIDVWGKLSSVKRASLAELLASDAAKRAIQTQLIANIANYYYDLLTLDEQLAVTQKTALNRKADAEAIQLLFESSVLNGVAVVQSEANYYEADLAIPDIEQKIKETEHALSVLLARAPGKIERTSLHQQKLDYDLKPGIPAQLLANRPDVQQAEYVFRAAFERTNVAKTNFYPALTITAAGGFSSLTLKEWINSAGLFANIAGGLTQPIFNRGINKAKLTTAQSQQNQALYNFELSLLKASQEVSDALAVYQSATQKADKRQKQLSALTKAVSFNKELLNYSKNTNYTDVLTAEQNLLTAELKGINDQSQKLHAVVNLYRALGGGWK; encoded by the coding sequence ATGAAAAAAGTATTTCACTCTTTCCTGATTCCTTTGGTAATCGTTTCAGGTCTATGGAGTTCTTGTAAGGTAACCAGTCCTTATAGCAAACCCGCAATTTCCAGCGCGCCGGCTTACCGCGATGGAAATCTTTCAGATACCACAAATATGACAGGTTTAAAATGGTCAGCAGTGTTCACTGATACCATATTAAATCATTTGATCCTGCAAGGTTTACAAGCAAATTTTGACTTGAAGATCGCTATTGAACGCATCAATGAAGCAAAAGCAAATTTAAGAATGAGCAAAGCTGCTTTTTTGCCTGAGGTTAATACCAATGTTTCAGTTAAACAGTCAAAATTAGCGTATCCTCAAAGCTTTGGCATTTTTGACAATTCCACGCAGTACGATTTCGGGATTACAACTGCCTGGGAAATTGATGTCTGGGGTAAACTGAGCAGTGTTAAACGCGCATCATTAGCGGAATTGCTAGCCTCTGATGCAGCTAAAAGAGCTATACAAACGCAATTGATAGCTAACATTGCCAATTACTATTATGATCTGCTAACACTGGATGAACAACTGGCAGTGACACAAAAAACGGCTTTAAACAGAAAGGCTGATGCAGAGGCTATTCAACTTCTTTTTGAAAGCTCTGTACTAAACGGGGTCGCGGTGGTACAAAGTGAGGCTAATTATTATGAGGCCGATCTGGCTATTCCTGATATCGAACAGAAGATTAAGGAAACGGAACATGCTTTAAGCGTCTTGCTTGCCAGGGCACCCGGAAAAATTGAAAGGACATCATTGCATCAGCAAAAGCTGGATTATGATTTAAAACCTGGTATTCCTGCCCAGTTACTGGCCAACAGACCAGATGTGCAACAAGCTGAATACGTTTTCAGAGCCGCATTTGAACGCACAAACGTGGCAAAAACCAATTTCTATCCTGCATTAACCATTACCGCAGCAGGAGGTTTTTCAAGTCTTACCCTTAAAGAATGGATAAACAGTGCTGGTTTATTTGCAAATATTGCAGGCGGCCTTACGCAGCCAATTTTCAACAGAGGTATCAATAAAGCAAAGTTAACGACTGCACAGTCGCAGCAAAATCAAGCACTGTACAATTTTGAACTGTCTCTTTTAAAAGCCAGCCAGGAGGTATCCGATGCATTAGCTGTTTACCAGTCTGCAACGCAAAAAGCTGATAAGCGGCAAAAACAATTAAGCGCTTTAACGAAAGCAGTATCCTTCAATAAGGAACTGCTGAATTATAGTAAGAACACAAATTATACGGATGTACTGACTGCCGAACAAAATCTGCTGACCGCAGAACTAAAAGGCATCAATGATCAGAGTCAGAAATTACATGCAGTGGTTAATTTATACCGCGCATTAGGTGGTGGGTGGAAATAA
- a CDS encoding M20/M25/M40 family metallo-hydrolase, which yields MKAIQTHSYLKHSTKALVISLLLTGNIGYAQTKNQVIDNIVKEAAENSQLENLAHELMDVVGPRLVGSPQMKQANDWAVTKYAGWGITAKNEKWGEWRGWERGISHIDMVYPRVKSLEGMQLAWSPGTKGKSVVAETVVLPAFADSVAFKNWLPTVKGKFVLFSMNQPTGRPDYNWAEFATPESFDKMKTSRTAQTTAWFANIKKTGLTLKTLPAAFEKAGALGVVTCNWSNAFGSNKIFGANTKTIPTVDISLEDFGLLYRLTESGNKPKISVHVESKEQGLVPTFNTIAEIKGTEKPDEYVILSAHFDSWDGGTGATDNGTGTITMMEAARILKKMYPNPKRTILIGHWGSEEQGLNGSRAFVEDHPEIVKNIQVVFNQDNGTGRVVNLAGQGFLNSYDYLGRWLTNVPESIKKHITTNFPGAPGGGGSDFASFVAAGAPAFSLSSNSWSYGTYTWHTNRDTYDKIVFDDVRNNATLTAILAYMASEDPEKTSRDRVVLPVNPKTGEPGTWPPVVKPTRKGGVN from the coding sequence ATGAAAGCTATCCAAACACACTCTTATTTAAAGCATAGCACAAAAGCACTTGTTATTTCCCTGCTGCTCACGGGAAATATCGGCTATGCGCAAACAAAAAACCAGGTTATTGACAACATTGTAAAAGAAGCTGCTGAAAATTCTCAGTTAGAGAACCTTGCACATGAATTGATGGATGTAGTCGGCCCGCGTTTAGTAGGTTCGCCACAAATGAAACAAGCTAATGACTGGGCAGTAACGAAGTATGCAGGCTGGGGAATTACAGCAAAAAATGAGAAATGGGGTGAATGGCGCGGTTGGGAAAGAGGGATTTCTCATATTGACATGGTTTATCCCCGCGTAAAATCTTTAGAAGGAATGCAATTGGCCTGGAGCCCAGGTACCAAAGGAAAATCTGTAGTTGCAGAAACAGTAGTCCTTCCAGCATTTGCTGATTCAGTTGCTTTTAAGAACTGGCTGCCAACAGTTAAAGGAAAATTCGTCTTGTTCTCGATGAACCAGCCTACAGGAAGACCTGATTATAACTGGGCAGAGTTTGCCACTCCTGAATCTTTTGACAAAATGAAAACCAGCAGAACTGCACAGACTACGGCCTGGTTTGCTAATATCAAAAAAACAGGTTTAACTTTAAAAACGCTGCCTGCTGCATTTGAAAAAGCAGGTGCACTGGGTGTAGTGACCTGTAACTGGTCAAATGCCTTCGGCTCCAATAAAATATTCGGAGCAAATACAAAAACAATTCCCACAGTAGATATATCTTTAGAAGATTTCGGACTATTGTACAGACTAACTGAGTCTGGCAACAAACCTAAAATCAGTGTCCATGTAGAATCTAAAGAACAAGGCCTGGTGCCAACGTTCAATACGATAGCTGAAATTAAAGGCACGGAGAAACCTGATGAATATGTGATTTTATCCGCACATTTCGATTCATGGGATGGTGGGACCGGTGCAACTGATAATGGCACAGGAACGATTACCATGATGGAGGCTGCAAGAATCCTGAAAAAGATGTACCCTAATCCTAAAAGAACCATTTTAATTGGACATTGGGGAAGTGAAGAACAGGGGCTAAACGGCTCCAGAGCCTTTGTGGAAGATCATCCTGAAATTGTAAAAAATATACAAGTGGTATTTAACCAGGACAACGGTACCGGAAGAGTTGTAAATCTTGCAGGACAAGGTTTCCTGAACTCTTATGATTACCTGGGCCGCTGGTTAACAAACGTACCTGAAAGTATCAAAAAACATATTACGACCAATTTCCCTGGTGCTCCGGGTGGTGGCGGTTCTGATTTTGCATCCTTTGTTGCTGCGGGTGCGCCTGCATTCTCGTTAAGTTCTAACAGCTGGTCTTACGGAACTTATACCTGGCATACCAACAGAGATACTTATGATAAGATTGTATTTGATGATGTACGCAACAATGCTACGTTGACTGCAATCCTGGCTTATATGGCTAGTGAAGATCCGGAAAAGACATCGAGAGACAGAGTTGTATTACCTGTTAATCCTAAAACCGGTGAACCAGGTACCTGGCCTCCGGTTGTGAAACCTACCCGCAAAGGTGGAGTAAACTAA
- a CDS encoding transporter substrate-binding domain-containing protein, whose amino-acid sequence MKSEFRRYLLFCLTLMLAFACSPKISADSVLRVGSTGDYPPLTSFDTVTHQFHGEDIELALRLGKHLGKKVIFVKTTWKDLSSDLLDRKFDIAAGGISVNATRAKLFNFSVPLLMDRKVAVFRLADRSKFIDFNAIDQPAVRIIENIGGTNETFARKNIKNATIKVIPDNQQVFKALLNKEADVMFTDETEAKYQQKKHPELYWIKLTEQLSPAYAKAMMYNKADTVLQRKADEWLKKQNK is encoded by the coding sequence ATGAAATCTGAATTCCGCCGCTATCTTTTATTCTGTTTAACCTTAATGCTGGCCTTTGCCTGTAGTCCTAAAATCTCAGCCGATTCAGTGCTCCGGGTTGGATCTACAGGTGACTATCCTCCATTGACCAGTTTTGATACGGTTACACATCAATTTCATGGGGAGGATATTGAACTGGCTTTACGTTTAGGAAAACACTTAGGCAAGAAGGTAATTTTTGTTAAAACCACATGGAAAGACCTGAGCTCCGACCTGCTGGACAGGAAATTTGATATTGCAGCAGGTGGGATTTCAGTGAATGCAACAAGGGCAAAACTATTCAACTTCTCTGTCCCGTTACTTATGGATCGTAAGGTGGCCGTTTTCCGCTTAGCAGACCGTTCAAAATTCATAGACTTTAATGCCATAGATCAACCGGCAGTCAGGATCATTGAGAATATAGGAGGAACGAATGAAACATTTGCCAGAAAGAATATAAAAAACGCAACGATAAAAGTTATTCCAGACAACCAGCAGGTTTTTAAAGCCCTGTTAAACAAAGAGGCAGATGTAATGTTTACGGATGAGACAGAAGCGAAATATCAGCAGAAAAAACATCCTGAACTTTACTGGATCAAATTAACAGAACAGCTCAGTCCTGCTTATGCTAAAGCAATGATGTACAACAAAGCAGATACAGTATTGCAGCGGAAAGCAGATGAATGGTTAAAAAAGCAAAACAAATAG
- the gpmA gene encoding 2,3-diphosphoglycerate-dependent phosphoglycerate mutase, protein MNKLVLIRHGQSEWNLENRFTGWQDVDLSEQGRTEALQAGQLLAKAGFTFDIAYTSVLKRAIKTLHIVLEAMDSLWIPEVKAWQLNERYYGALQGLNKADTINKYSAEQVLTWRRSFTVPPPALTAEDSRSPFKDLRYAGIDPSLLPLTESLEMMMKRVIPYYQNEISPALKSGKHILIAAHGNTLRGLVKYLDQLSDEDIINYEVPTGIPLVYEMDDSFVPLRKYFLHPEVSESR, encoded by the coding sequence ATGAATAAACTAGTTTTAATACGCCATGGACAAAGTGAATGGAACCTTGAAAACAGGTTCACGGGCTGGCAGGATGTCGATTTAAGTGAACAGGGCAGGACTGAAGCTTTACAGGCTGGTCAATTACTTGCCAAAGCGGGTTTTACCTTTGATATCGCTTATACTTCTGTTCTGAAAAGGGCAATCAAAACTTTACATATCGTATTGGAAGCTATGGATTCACTCTGGATCCCTGAAGTCAAAGCATGGCAGCTAAATGAGCGGTATTATGGTGCGCTTCAGGGGCTTAATAAAGCTGATACCATCAACAAATATAGCGCGGAACAAGTATTGACCTGGAGAAGGAGTTTTACGGTTCCACCACCAGCATTAACTGCCGAAGATAGCCGTTCACCTTTTAAAGATCTGCGCTATGCAGGTATCGATCCTTCACTTTTACCTTTAACTGAAAGTCTGGAAATGATGATGAAAAGGGTTATCCCTTATTATCAGAACGAAATCTCGCCAGCACTTAAAAGCGGGAAACATATTTTGATTGCAGCACATGGGAATACGCTTCGGGGACTGGTCAAATATCTTGATCAGCTTTCGGATGAAGATATTATCAATTATGAAGTGCCTACGGGGATTCCGCTGGTCTACGAAATGGATGATAGTTTTGTTCCTTTACGGAAGTATTTTCTTCATCCTGAGGTGTCAGAAAGCAGATAA
- a CDS encoding ABC transporter ATP-binding protein codes for MNYNLNSLPDGEAKSSTWSGVKSLLKLVEQERKTLIIALCAVLLNASLNLLGPFLIGHTIDKYILTKQYHGVLVFSGILLAMYITAFVSSYFQTKLMGGLGQRIIFELRNAIFNKIQQLPLAFFNENKAGDLISRVNNDTDKLSQFFSQALMQFISNIVIMIGAGIFLLIINIELGMAALVPAAFILIFTKLISPWIKKKNALNLKSTGAMSAEIQESLNNFKVIIAFNRRDYFRKRFDQANQKNYKTAIGAGLANNIFLPVFGLFSSIAQLTVLSFGIYLITQGNFTIGLLVSYLSYATNFYNPLRQLAALWTSFQLALAGWDRISQILSLNNNLVTISYDDTANPTNAVLEFRNVHFGYPGGYEILHNISFAMERGKTYALVGPTGGGKTTTASLMARLYDPLEGTILLSGKDIRTYSAEERAEKIGFILQEPFLFTGTVRENILYSNPRYHKFSNEQFLDVLKEAKLEGLLATFDEGLDTAILSGGNSLSIGQKQLIAFMRAVLRKPELLILDEATANIDTITEQLLGQILANLPKETTLVVIAHRLNTIENADEIFFINSGEVTRAGSFKEAVDRLMHGKRLS; via the coding sequence ATGAATTATAACCTGAACAGCCTGCCTGATGGGGAGGCGAAAAGTTCTACCTGGTCGGGTGTAAAGAGCTTGCTAAAGCTGGTAGAGCAGGAAAGAAAGACATTGATTATTGCACTCTGTGCAGTGCTGCTAAATGCTTCTTTAAACTTACTGGGCCCTTTTTTAATCGGCCATACCATTGATAAATATATCCTGACTAAACAGTATCATGGTGTACTGGTGTTTTCGGGGATTTTGTTGGCGATGTACATTACTGCATTTGTGAGCAGTTATTTTCAGACAAAGTTAATGGGAGGATTGGGGCAGCGTATTATTTTCGAATTGCGGAATGCCATCTTTAATAAAATTCAGCAGCTTCCACTTGCTTTTTTTAATGAAAATAAAGCAGGTGATTTGATTTCAAGGGTAAATAATGATACAGATAAACTGAGCCAGTTCTTTTCACAGGCACTGATGCAGTTTATTAGTAATATCGTGATTATGATCGGAGCAGGGATTTTCTTGCTGATCATCAACATCGAATTGGGAATGGCGGCTTTAGTACCTGCTGCTTTTATCCTGATTTTTACTAAATTAATCTCTCCCTGGATCAAGAAAAAGAATGCGTTAAACCTGAAGAGTACTGGTGCAATGAGTGCCGAAATTCAGGAAAGCCTGAATAATTTTAAGGTGATTATCGCTTTTAACAGGCGTGATTATTTCAGAAAGCGGTTTGATCAGGCGAATCAGAAGAATTATAAAACTGCGATTGGTGCGGGGCTGGCCAACAATATTTTCCTTCCTGTATTTGGATTATTTTCTTCCATTGCACAATTGACTGTTTTGTCGTTCGGTATTTACCTGATCACACAAGGGAATTTTACCATTGGTTTATTAGTGAGTTACCTTTCTTATGCAACCAACTTTTATAACCCGTTGCGTCAGTTAGCAGCTTTATGGACGAGTTTTCAGCTGGCTTTAGCGGGATGGGACAGGATCAGTCAGATTTTATCGCTGAACAATAACCTGGTGACTATTTCTTACGATGATACTGCAAATCCGACTAATGCAGTTCTGGAATTCAGGAACGTACACTTTGGTTATCCGGGTGGGTATGAGATTCTGCATAACATCAGCTTTGCGATGGAACGTGGTAAAACTTATGCGCTGGTAGGGCCAACGGGAGGTGGTAAAACAACTACGGCTTCATTAATGGCCCGTTTATATGATCCGTTGGAAGGGACAATCTTGTTAAGTGGTAAAGATATCCGTACTTACAGTGCAGAAGAACGTGCGGAGAAAATAGGTTTTATCTTGCAGGAGCCTTTCTTATTTACAGGAACAGTACGCGAAAATATTCTCTATAGTAATCCGCGTTATCATAAATTCAGTAATGAACAGTTTCTGGATGTACTGAAAGAGGCGAAATTAGAAGGGCTGCTGGCTACCTTTGATGAAGGGCTGGATACAGCGATCCTATCGGGTGGGAATAGTCTGAGTATCGGACAAAAGCAACTGATTGCCTTTATGCGGGCAGTTTTACGTAAACCGGAATTGTTGATTCTGGATGAGGCTACTGCTAATATTGATACGATAACTGAACAGTTGCTTGGACAGATTTTAGCTAATTTGCCGAAAGAAACTACTTTAGTAGTGATTGCACACCGGTTAAATACAATTGAAAATGCAGATGAGATCTTCTTCATTAATTCGGGGGAAGTAACCAGGGCAGGTTCTTTTAAAGAAGCTGTGGACAGATTGATGCACGGGAAAAGATTGAGTTAA
- a CDS encoding ABC transporter ATP-binding protein: MKEQISTDQKSPPGIFSLLKPYRAMVIMLILFALFSNGLNLWLPRMIGHGIDAYNSGNFSYKAIIVEFTVVALIIFVFSYLQGIVQTFASERVARDLRTRITRKISEQSFVFIEKTNPSKLLTNLTSDVDSVKLFISQAIVSIVSSIFIIIGATILLLSINWRLGLTTICIIPIIGGAYYIVLGKVKVLFKKSREVIDWLNKVINESILGAALIRVINSQQLEYEKFFNASTQAKNIGISILRLFAWLIPIIVFTANMAGLTILALGGHYVIKGSMTIGDFAAFNSYLALLIFPILVIGFMSNVIAQATASFGRISQVLNAEDPAETGTLTTSLTGAIDVQAVSIMYGEKCSLKDISFKVEPGSKIAIIGPTAAGKSQLLYLLTGLIHANSGKVLYDGKPIEDYQSEAFHAQVGFVFQDSIMFNMSIRENIAFSDLVTDESLAKSIATAELKDFIDAMPEGLNTKVSERGLSLSGGQKQRIMLARALALNPKILLLDDFTARVDPQTEQKILANITANYPGLTLISVTQKIAAVQHYEKIILLMQGELLAEGTHEELMQKSPEYIQILNSQESTSNYEL, encoded by the coding sequence ATGAAAGAACAAATCAGTACTGATCAAAAGAGTCCTCCGGGAATATTCAGCCTGTTAAAACCCTATAGAGCAATGGTCATCATGCTCATTCTATTTGCACTGTTCAGCAATGGATTGAATTTATGGCTGCCCCGGATGATTGGTCATGGGATTGATGCTTATAATAGTGGAAACTTCTCCTATAAAGCTATCATCGTAGAATTTACGGTCGTCGCACTGATCATTTTTGTATTCAGTTACTTGCAGGGGATTGTACAGACTTTTGCATCAGAACGTGTTGCGCGCGATTTACGGACCAGGATTACCAGGAAAATTTCAGAACAGAGTTTTGTCTTTATTGAGAAAACCAATCCTTCGAAATTACTGACTAATCTGACTTCGGATGTAGATTCTGTAAAGTTGTTTATCTCTCAGGCTATCGTTTCTATAGTCTCTTCTATTTTTATTATCATTGGTGCTACAATTTTGCTGCTGAGCATTAACTGGAGACTGGGTTTAACTACAATTTGTATCATTCCCATTATTGGCGGCGCGTATTATATTGTATTGGGTAAAGTAAAAGTGCTGTTCAAAAAGAGCAGGGAAGTTATTGACTGGTTAAACAAAGTGATCAATGAAAGTATTCTTGGTGCTGCGCTGATCCGTGTAATTAATTCTCAGCAACTGGAATATGAGAAGTTTTTTAATGCCAGCACACAGGCGAAAAATATTGGTATCTCAATTTTGAGATTATTCGCATGGCTGATTCCCATCATCGTTTTTACAGCAAATATGGCTGGGTTAACGATTCTTGCTTTAGGCGGGCATTATGTGATTAAAGGGAGCATGACCATCGGGGATTTTGCTGCTTTCAATAGTTATCTTGCCTTATTGATTTTCCCGATCCTGGTGATTGGTTTTATGAGCAACGTGATTGCGCAGGCTACAGCATCTTTCGGAAGGATCAGCCAGGTGCTGAACGCAGAAGACCCTGCGGAAACGGGTACATTAACAACCAGTTTGACCGGGGCAATTGATGTACAAGCTGTAAGCATTATGTATGGAGAGAAATGTTCACTGAAGGACATTTCTTTTAAAGTAGAACCGGGTTCAAAGATTGCAATTATCGGGCCTACTGCTGCGGGGAAATCTCAGCTGCTTTATTTGCTGACCGGGCTTATTCATGCGAATTCAGGGAAAGTATTATATGATGGTAAACCTATTGAAGACTATCAGTCTGAGGCTTTTCATGCCCAGGTAGGGTTTGTATTTCAGGATAGTATTATGTTTAACATGAGTATCCGTGAAAATATTGCTTTTAGTGATCTGGTTACTGATGAGTCATTGGCAAAATCTATTGCTACCGCGGAGTTGAAGGACTTTATAGATGCGATGCCCGAAGGATTGAATACCAAGGTGTCTGAACGTGGATTGAGTCTTTCTGGTGGGCAGAAGCAACGGATTATGCTGGCCCGCGCATTAGCTTTAAATCCGAAAATATTATTACTTGACGATTTTACGGCAAGGGTTGACCCGCAAACAGAACAGAAAATACTGGCAAATATTACTGCGAATTATCCTGGTCTTACCTTGATTTCTGTTACACAGAAGATCGCAGCGGTACAGCATTATGAAAAAATTATCCTGCTGATGCAGGGTGAGCTGCTGGCAGAAGGCACACATGAGGAGCTGATGCAGAAAAGCCCTGAATATATACAGATTCTTAACTCTCAAGAAAGTACAAGCAATTATGAATTATAA
- the msrB gene encoding peptide-methionine (R)-S-oxide reductase MsrB, whose protein sequence is MNTNPANNPYYSRTKDTKLEVSNTEWKKILPADLYHVAREQGTERAFAGKYWDSEETGTYYCAVCGNILFKSDAKFASSCGWPSFFETIKPSSVIYKEDISYGMRRVEVTCGRCDSHLGHIFNDGPAPTHQRFCMNSVSLEFEPDQQ, encoded by the coding sequence ATGAACACGAATCCTGCAAACAACCCATACTATTCCAGAACGAAAGATACTAAATTAGAGGTTTCCAATACGGAATGGAAAAAGATTTTGCCTGCTGATCTATACCATGTTGCGAGAGAACAAGGTACTGAACGTGCATTTGCAGGAAAATACTGGGATAGTGAGGAAACCGGTACTTATTACTGTGCAGTTTGCGGAAATATATTGTTCAAATCTGATGCTAAGTTTGCAAGCAGCTGCGGATGGCCAAGTTTCTTTGAAACGATCAAACCCAGCAGTGTAATTTATAAAGAAGATATCAGCTATGGCATGCGCAGAGTTGAAGTAACCTGTGGCCGTTGTGATTCTCACCTTGGACATATTTTCAATGACGGCCCCGCCCCAACGCATCAGCGGTTCTGTATGAATTCTGTTTCCCTTGAATTTGAACCTGATCAGCAGTAA